Proteins co-encoded in one Bubalus bubalis isolate 160015118507 breed Murrah chromosome 7, NDDB_SH_1, whole genome shotgun sequence genomic window:
- the PSAPL1 gene encoding proactivator polypeptide-like 1 has protein sequence MSQAAEEPGGWGRPPGGPGLYSSRGAAAHAVELAPRRQGMLCALLLLPGVLCAALAGSISGPKECAKGPAMWCRDLQAATRCGAVGHCRVAVWSQPTARSLPCDLCLDVAATASNGLNPKATETDVLAAVMKTCEWLPSQESLVKCKGMVDAHGSAILSMLGGDLGSAPGQVCMALTLCQPLQRHPATPGPLSEEDIYDVVAPFVANGLLSSRRQRIAMGTVCQDCVRLVTRLQGALGPDLSSLAQVTTREQCESLGPGLAFLCKNYIHQFFAPAEQTLRFMLPSKICGKEGFCEEWQGPPDSAHVAAVDRVPALELASPWKKSEVQMQGPVACDVCLQVVQRLDHWLESSSSKTIISQALERVCSVLPPPVVRECIKLVDTYVPTMVDVLSRLTPEKMCTVIRLCRGWRRARAVHEGPTNPPPGLLDKDSLCRGCQRLFGLSVHNLEQKTTERRVLRAFKLACGILPLPFVMQCGRFVSEYQPVLMTTLRDMMDPPTLCTKLHACRDPRDTLLGTDQCVLGPSFWCQSREAAQMCNTVEHCQSHVWKEAPSPAESVGDRGCPSQDPPPLERPASP, from the coding sequence ATGAGTCAGGctgcggaggagcctggagggtggggCCGCCCACCAGGCGGGCCGGGGCTTTATAGCAGCCGCGGGGCAGCCGCGCACGCAGTGGAGCTGGCCCCAAGAAGGCAAGGCATGCTCTGCGCGCTGCTGCTTCTGCCGGGCGTGCTGTGCGCCGCCCTGGCCGGCTCCATCTCTGGCCCCAAGGAGTGCGCCAAGGGCCCTGCCATGTGGTGTCGGGACCTGCAGGCGGCAACGAGATGCGGGGCGGTTGGGCACTGCCGCGTTGCCGTCTGGAGCCAGCCCACCGCCAGGTCCCTGCCCTGTGACCTGTGCCTGGACGTGGCAGCCACTGCCAGCAACGGGCTGAATCCCAAGGCCACCGAGACTGATGTCCTGGCTGCGGTGATGAAGACTTGTGAGTGGCTTCCCAGCCAGGAGTCTTTGGTCAAATGCAAGGGGATGGTGGATGCCCACGGCTCAGCCATCCTGAGCATGCTTGGCGGGGACCTGGGCAGTGCCCCGGGACAGGTGTGCATGGCTCTCACCCTCTGCCAGCCTCTGCAGAGGCACCCAGCCACCCCGGGGCCACTCTCTGAGGAGGACATATATGACGTGGTTGCCCCATTTGTGGCCAATGGCCTACTCAGCTCCCGCCGTCAGCGGATTGCCATGGGCACTGTGTGCCAGGACTGTGTCCGGCTGGTCACCCGGCTCCAGGGTGCCCTTGGGCCCGACCTGTCCAGCCTGGCACAGGTGACCACACGGGAGCAGTGCGAGTCCCTGGGGCCGGGCCTGGCTTTCCTTTGCAAGAACTACATCCACCAGTTTTTTGCTCCTGCTGAGCAAACACTGAGGTTCATGCTGCCCAGCAAGATCTGCGGGAAGGAGGGCTTCTGTGAGGAGTGGCAGGGACCCCCAGACTCGGCTCACGTGGCTGCCGTGGACAGGGTCCCCGCCCTGGAGCTGGCGTCTCCGTGGAAGAAGAGCGAGGTGCAGATGCAGGGTCCCGTGGCCTGTGACGTATGTCTGCAGGTGGTGCAGAGGCTGGACCACTGGCtggaaagcagcagcagcaagaccatCATCAGCCAGGCCCTGGAGCGTGTGTGCTCCGTGCTGCCCCCTCCCGTGGTCCGGGAGTGCATCAAGCTGGTGGACACCTACGTCCCCACCATGGTGGACGTCCTGAGCAGACTCACCCCAGAAAAGATGTGCACGGTCATCCGACTGTGCAGGGGATGGAGGCGGGCCCGGGCGGTCCACGAGGGCCCCACGAACCCACCCCCTGGCCTCCTGGACAAGGACAGCCTCTGCAGGGGGTGCCAGCGGCTGTTCGGTCTGTCCGTCCATAACCTGGAGCAGAAGACCACCGAGCGCCGCGTCCTGCGGGCCTTCAAGCTCGCCTGCGGCATCCTGCCCCTGCCCTTTGTGATGCAGTGTGGCCGCTTCGTGAGCGAATACCAGCCCGTGCTCATGACGACCCTCAGGGACATGATGGACCCCCCCACCCTCTGCACGAAGTTGCATGCCTGCCGCGATCCCAGGGACACGCTGCTGGGCACCGACCAGTGCGTCCTGGGCCCAAGCTTCTGGTGCCAGAGCCGGGAGGCAGCCCAGATGTGCAACACAGTGGAGCACTGCCAGAGCCACGTGTGGAAGGAGGCGCCCTCACCAGCCGAGAGCGTGGGCGACCGCGGCTGCCCGAGCCAGGATCCCCCTCCCCTCGAGAGGCCCGCGTCTCCTTGA